In Eublepharis macularius isolate TG4126 chromosome 4, MPM_Emac_v1.0, whole genome shotgun sequence, the following are encoded in one genomic region:
- the LOC129328788 gene encoding zinc finger protein 483-like isoform X1, which yields MSLKYVKSKQGRDQLSYKGYLYTKERVFGNKTVWKCAIYHRDRCPGRAHTCDNRVIKYLPHHHPPSKTAGEDKIMECHAKATTSSSPQLTRKVVPSNSDGLLEAVPTKKLCIQNVKQTFQRLKARLNATRQGTCDSQTPSATVTKPIPEESSSLSLMLPDLHGSSERVTGGSSMDIPRFCEKPQTSHSTLLQASQEAGRQRFRSGTVPPGSNPQEILSWISEAARQWLCPLEHNKDQIVDTVILEQFLAVLPVDMQAWVRAREPSSSTEAVQLAEIYLGDQELARAGQELGKDLVTFEDIAVHFSEEEWALLDQGEKTLYWNVMHQNYDNVAWLTGGTESKREEDPWQQTSEPVVELLKKSNKEDSWGSEEDLIRGNHLERKPKSSAGEEDDIPFISNLKEITRDAERGLETRCAYCGKRDVSSEEDAKYAVLSEEIQETSEKKISQNPEENLIKEDEKGIERQQSNNPRIEEKLILFRNNSMDHQDSGLGWETPCMGINSGNQEESLILPHDQSIYIGDDFECVALTGGLLLISEEEISQSPEVDSQPEPMHVYSLTELNKAYSQESVNGTVDITSKKNILEREQICSPRKEGEGKPTTPGNGLLEQTKALLLLHAQPSLESQPTCPNLEEYSKHNSSQKGSPGEDLSEGSSHKRQLIQSIASTQQPHCSDSGANSDCVSVLKKHRFDKNGKPCSGNNIPVKSVLGTQRRLYLGRKPQKRQKLKNWWGFRKRGCRFPELQMGQRAPWKRSPVHVNAQPHEMLQMTTDTNRTTSDDGASSSDSREAKCWQKASSLSLLDKMVAEPVTTQLMAVLEQVAADTAEIKSTVSRLHPTVIGIQNALGNLCGTTNDAEHRISDLEFTSRNTKAQLVQHCNDIKAIEAKLVGKAVQTNVIAGLWPSLGLKRKMSP from the exons ATGTCATTGAAATATGTGAAGAGTAAGCAAGGGCGGGATCAGCTGTCTTATAAAGGGTACCTGTATACAAAGGAGCGTGTATTTGGGAAcaaaactgtatggaaatgcgCAATCTACCACAGAGACCGTTGCCCAGGGAGGGCCCACACGTGTGACAACCGAGTCATTAAGTACTTGCCACATCATCACCCTCCCAGCAAGACAGCTGGAGAAGACAAGATAATGGAGTGCCACGCAAAGGCCACAACCTCCTCTAGCCCTCAACTGACCCGCAAAGTGGTCCCGTCAAATTCTGATGGGTTGCTGGAAGCAGTTCCCACTAAGAAGCTGTGTATCCAAAATGTGAAACAGACATTCCAGCGCTTGAAAGCACGCCTGAATGCAACCCGCCAGGGGACTTGTGACTCACAAACGCCATCTGCCACTGTCACCAAGCCCATTCCTGAGgaatcctcgtcgctctccttaATGCTTCCAGACTTGCATGGGTCTTCAGAGAGAGTCACGGGTGGTAGTTCCATGGACATCCCTAGATTCTGCGAGAAACCCCAAACATCCCATTCAACCCTTCTCCAGGCCAGCCAGGAAGCTGGGCGGCAGAGGTTTCGCTCGGGAACCGTACCACCAGGATCAAATCCACAGGAGATCCTATCCTGGATCAGTGAGGCAGCTCGACAGTGGCTGTGTCCTCTGGAGCACAACAAAGATCAGATTGTGGACACGGTCATCTTGGAACAGTTCTTGGCTGTGCTGCCGGTTGATATGCAGGCTTGGGTGAGAGCCAGGGAGCCGAGCAGCAGCACGGAGGCAGTTCAGCTGGCCGAGATCTATTTGGGGGACCAGGAATTGGCCAGGGCTGGCCAGGAGCTGGGGAAG GACCTGGTCACCTTTGAAGACATAGCTGTGCATTTCtctgaggaggaatgggctctgcTGGACCAGGGAGAAAAAACCCTATATTGGAATGTCATGCATCAGAATTATGATAACGTGGCTTGGCTGA CAGGTGGGAcagagagcaagagggaggaggacccctggcagcaaacttctgaacCTGTAGTGGAGTTGTTGAAAAAATCCAACAAGGAAGATTCCTGGGGCTCTGAGGAAGATTTGATTAGAGGAAACCATCTGGAAAGGAAGCCAAAAAGCAGTGCAGGGGAAGAAGATGACATTCCTTTCATCAGTAATTTGAAGGAAATAACCAGAGATGCTGAACGAGGCCTGGAGACCAGGTGTGCATATTGCGGGAAAAGAGATGTATCATCAGAGGAAGATGCTAAATATGCAGTATTATCTGAGGAAATACAGGAAACCTCAGAGAAGAAAATCTCTCAGAATCCTGAGGAAAATTTAATCAAAGAGGACGAGAAGGGTATAGAGAGGCAGCAGTCAAACAACCCTAGAATAGAAGAGAAATTAATTCTTTTTAGAAATAACTCGATGGACCACCAAGATAGTGGGCTAGGTTGGGAGACTCCCTGCATGGGTATTAATAGTGGCAACCAAGAGGAATCCTTAATACTTCCCCATGATCAGAGCATCTATATAGGGGATGATTTTGAATGTGTGGCACTGACTGGGGGGTTATTGTTAATATCTGAAGAAGAAATTTCCCAAAGTCCTGAGGTAGACTCACAGCCTGagcctatgcatgtttattcacTCACTGAACTGAAtaaggcttactcccaagaaagtgtgaATGGGACTGTAGATATAACTAGTAAGAAGAACATTCTGGAAAGGGAACAGATCTGCAGTCCACggaaggaaggagaagggaaaCCTACTACTCCTGGAAATGGTTTGCTTGAACAAACCAAAGCCCTGCTTCTCTTACATGCTCAGCCATCATTGGAGTCCCAGCCTACATGCCCCAATCTGGAAGAATATTCAAAACACAACAGTAGTCAAAAAGGCAGCCCAGGAGAAGATCTGTCTGAAGGCTCCAGTCATAAGAGACAGCTTATCCAGAGTATAGCTTCTACCCAGCAGCCCCACTGCTCTGATTCTGGGGCAAATTCTGACTGTGTCTCAGTTTTGAAAAAACACAGATTTGACAAAAATGGAAAACCTTGTAGTGGGAATAATATACCTGTCAAATCTGTCCTTGGGACGCAGCGGAGGCTCTACCTGGGAAGGAAGCCGCAGAAACGACAGAAATTGAAGAACTGGTGGGGCTTCAGAAAACGCGGATGCAGGTTTCCTGAGCTTCAAATGGGCCAGAGGGCTCCCTGGAAACGCAGCCCTGTGCATGTTAATGCCCAGCCCCATGAAATGCTCCAGATGACAACAGATACAAACAGAACAACCTCAGACGATGGAGCATCGTCCTCAGACTCCAGGGAAGCGAAATGTTGGCAAAAAGCTTCCTCCCTTTCCCTTCTTGATAAAATGGTTGCTGAGCCTGTTACGACACAGTTAATGGCAGTACTGGAGCAGGTGGCTGCAGACACGGCTGAAATTAAGTCCACAGTTTCCAGGCTGCACCCAACAGTTATCGGCATCCAGAACGCCCTGGGGAACCTCTGTGGCACCACCAATGATGCCGAACACCGGATCTCAGATTTGGAATTCACCTCCCGGAATACTAAGGCCCAGCTGGTGCAGCACTGCAATGATATTAAAGCTATCGAGGCTAAGCTGGTTGGGAAAGCTGTGCAGACCAATGTTATAGCAGGACTATGGCCATCACTGGGGCTCAAGAGAAAAATGAGCCCCTGA
- the LOC129328788 gene encoding zinc finger protein 483-like isoform X2: protein MSLKYVKSKQGRDQLSYKGYLYTKERVFGNKTVWKCAIYHRDRCPGRAHTCDNRVIKYLPHHHPPSKTAGEDKIMECHAKATTSSSPQLTRKVVPSNSDGLLEAVPTKKLCIQNVKQTFQRLKARLNATRQGTCDSQTPSATVTKPIPEESSSLSLMLPDLHGSSERVTGGSSMDIPRFCEKPQTSHSTLLQASQEAGRQRFRSGTVPPGSNPQEILSWISEAARQWLCPLEHNKDQIVDTVILEQFLAVLPVDMQAWVRAREPSSSTEAVQLAEIYLGDQELARAGQELGKDLVTFEDIAVHFSEEEWALLDQGEKTLYWNVMHQNYDNVAWLSGTESKREEDPWQQTSEPVVELLKKSNKEDSWGSEEDLIRGNHLERKPKSSAGEEDDIPFISNLKEITRDAERGLETRCAYCGKRDVSSEEDAKYAVLSEEIQETSEKKISQNPEENLIKEDEKGIERQQSNNPRIEEKLILFRNNSMDHQDSGLGWETPCMGINSGNQEESLILPHDQSIYIGDDFECVALTGGLLLISEEEISQSPEVDSQPEPMHVYSLTELNKAYSQESVNGTVDITSKKNILEREQICSPRKEGEGKPTTPGNGLLEQTKALLLLHAQPSLESQPTCPNLEEYSKHNSSQKGSPGEDLSEGSSHKRQLIQSIASTQQPHCSDSGANSDCVSVLKKHRFDKNGKPCSGNNIPVKSVLGTQRRLYLGRKPQKRQKLKNWWGFRKRGCRFPELQMGQRAPWKRSPVHVNAQPHEMLQMTTDTNRTTSDDGASSSDSREAKCWQKASSLSLLDKMVAEPVTTQLMAVLEQVAADTAEIKSTVSRLHPTVIGIQNALGNLCGTTNDAEHRISDLEFTSRNTKAQLVQHCNDIKAIEAKLVGKAVQTNVIAGLWPSLGLKRKMSP, encoded by the exons ATGTCATTGAAATATGTGAAGAGTAAGCAAGGGCGGGATCAGCTGTCTTATAAAGGGTACCTGTATACAAAGGAGCGTGTATTTGGGAAcaaaactgtatggaaatgcgCAATCTACCACAGAGACCGTTGCCCAGGGAGGGCCCACACGTGTGACAACCGAGTCATTAAGTACTTGCCACATCATCACCCTCCCAGCAAGACAGCTGGAGAAGACAAGATAATGGAGTGCCACGCAAAGGCCACAACCTCCTCTAGCCCTCAACTGACCCGCAAAGTGGTCCCGTCAAATTCTGATGGGTTGCTGGAAGCAGTTCCCACTAAGAAGCTGTGTATCCAAAATGTGAAACAGACATTCCAGCGCTTGAAAGCACGCCTGAATGCAACCCGCCAGGGGACTTGTGACTCACAAACGCCATCTGCCACTGTCACCAAGCCCATTCCTGAGgaatcctcgtcgctctccttaATGCTTCCAGACTTGCATGGGTCTTCAGAGAGAGTCACGGGTGGTAGTTCCATGGACATCCCTAGATTCTGCGAGAAACCCCAAACATCCCATTCAACCCTTCTCCAGGCCAGCCAGGAAGCTGGGCGGCAGAGGTTTCGCTCGGGAACCGTACCACCAGGATCAAATCCACAGGAGATCCTATCCTGGATCAGTGAGGCAGCTCGACAGTGGCTGTGTCCTCTGGAGCACAACAAAGATCAGATTGTGGACACGGTCATCTTGGAACAGTTCTTGGCTGTGCTGCCGGTTGATATGCAGGCTTGGGTGAGAGCCAGGGAGCCGAGCAGCAGCACGGAGGCAGTTCAGCTGGCCGAGATCTATTTGGGGGACCAGGAATTGGCCAGGGCTGGCCAGGAGCTGGGGAAG GACCTGGTCACCTTTGAAGACATAGCTGTGCATTTCtctgaggaggaatgggctctgcTGGACCAGGGAGAAAAAACCCTATATTGGAATGTCATGCATCAGAATTATGATAACGTGGCTTGGCTGA GTGGGAcagagagcaagagggaggaggacccctggcagcaaacttctgaacCTGTAGTGGAGTTGTTGAAAAAATCCAACAAGGAAGATTCCTGGGGCTCTGAGGAAGATTTGATTAGAGGAAACCATCTGGAAAGGAAGCCAAAAAGCAGTGCAGGGGAAGAAGATGACATTCCTTTCATCAGTAATTTGAAGGAAATAACCAGAGATGCTGAACGAGGCCTGGAGACCAGGTGTGCATATTGCGGGAAAAGAGATGTATCATCAGAGGAAGATGCTAAATATGCAGTATTATCTGAGGAAATACAGGAAACCTCAGAGAAGAAAATCTCTCAGAATCCTGAGGAAAATTTAATCAAAGAGGACGAGAAGGGTATAGAGAGGCAGCAGTCAAACAACCCTAGAATAGAAGAGAAATTAATTCTTTTTAGAAATAACTCGATGGACCACCAAGATAGTGGGCTAGGTTGGGAGACTCCCTGCATGGGTATTAATAGTGGCAACCAAGAGGAATCCTTAATACTTCCCCATGATCAGAGCATCTATATAGGGGATGATTTTGAATGTGTGGCACTGACTGGGGGGTTATTGTTAATATCTGAAGAAGAAATTTCCCAAAGTCCTGAGGTAGACTCACAGCCTGagcctatgcatgtttattcacTCACTGAACTGAAtaaggcttactcccaagaaagtgtgaATGGGACTGTAGATATAACTAGTAAGAAGAACATTCTGGAAAGGGAACAGATCTGCAGTCCACggaaggaaggagaagggaaaCCTACTACTCCTGGAAATGGTTTGCTTGAACAAACCAAAGCCCTGCTTCTCTTACATGCTCAGCCATCATTGGAGTCCCAGCCTACATGCCCCAATCTGGAAGAATATTCAAAACACAACAGTAGTCAAAAAGGCAGCCCAGGAGAAGATCTGTCTGAAGGCTCCAGTCATAAGAGACAGCTTATCCAGAGTATAGCTTCTACCCAGCAGCCCCACTGCTCTGATTCTGGGGCAAATTCTGACTGTGTCTCAGTTTTGAAAAAACACAGATTTGACAAAAATGGAAAACCTTGTAGTGGGAATAATATACCTGTCAAATCTGTCCTTGGGACGCAGCGGAGGCTCTACCTGGGAAGGAAGCCGCAGAAACGACAGAAATTGAAGAACTGGTGGGGCTTCAGAAAACGCGGATGCAGGTTTCCTGAGCTTCAAATGGGCCAGAGGGCTCCCTGGAAACGCAGCCCTGTGCATGTTAATGCCCAGCCCCATGAAATGCTCCAGATGACAACAGATACAAACAGAACAACCTCAGACGATGGAGCATCGTCCTCAGACTCCAGGGAAGCGAAATGTTGGCAAAAAGCTTCCTCCCTTTCCCTTCTTGATAAAATGGTTGCTGAGCCTGTTACGACACAGTTAATGGCAGTACTGGAGCAGGTGGCTGCAGACACGGCTGAAATTAAGTCCACAGTTTCCAGGCTGCACCCAACAGTTATCGGCATCCAGAACGCCCTGGGGAACCTCTGTGGCACCACCAATGATGCCGAACACCGGATCTCAGATTTGGAATTCACCTCCCGGAATACTAAGGCCCAGCTGGTGCAGCACTGCAATGATATTAAAGCTATCGAGGCTAAGCTGGTTGGGAAAGCTGTGCAGACCAATGTTATAGCAGGACTATGGCCATCACTGGGGCTCAAGAGAAAAATGAGCCCCTGA